In the Haloterrigena turkmenica DSM 5511 genome, TAATGCAAGTATTAAGTTCTTATGCCTAGATTGTCCTATTACTTCCTCATAGACAGACTATATTCGGATATTCCTAACGAAAGTGCTAATTTAAAAGAGCGTTTAATCTCGGAATTCGGCGGACACGGCCGATTCGTTGGTCCGCGAACGATCGTCAGTCCGAGACGATACTCTCGAGTCGGGTCGCGGATCGCTACAGTCCGAATTCGTCCGCGAGTTCGTAAAACGTCTCGACGGTCAAATCGGGATCGTCGCCGAACGGATCCCTGACTCCGTTCCCGCGATCGATCCAGACGCCCTGCATACCCGCGTGCATCGCGCCCTGAACGTCGAACGTGGGTCCGGCAACGTGTGCGATCGATTCGATCGGTGTTCCGGTTCGTCCCGCCGCGTGCCGGTAGATGTCGACGGCGGGTTTGAACGTCCGAATCTCGTGTGCACTGATCGCGTCCGCGATCAGCGACCCGATCTCCGCCATCTCGACCATCGACTCGAGCATCTCGGGGTTACCGTTCGAGAGCACGTAGACGTCGTATCCGGCGTCGGTAAGCTGTTCGAGACCGTCCCGAACGTCGTCGAACGGATCGAGTTCGTGGTACGTCGAGAGGATCTCTTCGATCGTCTCGTCCGAGAGTTCGACTCCATGGTCCTCAAGCGCGAACCGGAGCGCGTCGCGGTTCATCTCGTAGAACGTCTGGTAGCTGTCGGTGAAGTTACTCACCATCGTATACCTGATCGAGCGACTGCGCCACTGTTCGGCGATCGGACTCACTTGATCGACGTGGGTTGCGAGCGCCCGCTCGACCGCGAACGGGTCGACGAGGGTTCCGTACGAGTCGACTGTGATCGTTTCTACTGCGGCCGGATCGAACGACATACGGTACCAATTACCGTCACTGGTAATATACTCTGGGATTACTTCGAATAGGGCGACGGACACGACGACGCGGCGTTACTGTAGCGAGCGGACGCCGGCGGCGTCGACCGTCGTCGCGTACACCGGCAGCGTCGGAACGACGGTCTCGATCGGTCCCCGATTGAAGTCCCGGAACAGGTCCTGTAACTCCGTAACCGCCGGTTCGTCGATCCCGCGACGCTCGAGCGAGTCGGGATCCAGTCGCGGCACGTACGGAAGCGAGTCGACGTAGTCCGTCACCGCCGCTCGGGCCTCGGTGACCGCGGTCGAAAACGCGTCGCCCTCGAGGATCGGCTCGAGATCGTCCCACATGGGAGCGAGGTAGCCGGGCCACTGGGCGAGCGTCCGGTAGATACTCGGGAGACCGTCGTCGAGACCGTGAAACGACTGGATGGCCGGGACGACGTCGGACAAGTCCTCCGGGGGCTCGTCGAACGCGACCATCGTCGGCGGTCGTCCGCGGTCGGCGTCGAGCCAGTCCGGCAACGGTGCCGTCGCCGCTCGGCTGCGGTCGGGATCGGTTCCGATCGGTTCGTCGGTGAGCGCCCTGTCGACGAGTTCGAAGAGGACGGCGAGTCGCGGCGCGACGATGTCGTAGGTCGCGAGTTGCCCGCGGAGTTCGCCGTACTCGGCCGGTGTGACCTCGAGTTCGTCGCGACGATAGGTCGGTATCGATGTCTCCGCCTCGAGCGCCGAGAGGATGGTATCGCGATAAGAGACGGAGAACCGCCCGAAGCGAGCGGTCTCAAACGCCGGCTTCACCTGACCCCAGGCGTATCGAAGGAACTCGGGATAGTTCGCGGTCGTCGTCCGAAAGATCCAGTTGACGATCGGTGCCCGAAACGTGTGTTTGATGTCCTCGTAGAGGCCACGCTTCCACCCCGTCGCTTCGAGTTCGTACAGTTGCTCGCTCGTATCCATACTCGAACAGCGATTCGTTCCGTGTTAAAACTTCTCACCCGAGAGGGGGAGTTCCCCACGACCGAAATCGTCTCAGCGCTCGAAACGCGAATGTTTCCGCCGAGAACCGATCTGACCAAAGTTCCTTCCCGGTAATAGTGGTGGTAACGACAAAACATTAATGCGGATATGGTCTGATTGGTCGAGTATGAGTATGGATCACGATACCATAGTAGAGGAATTCGAATGGGACATTCCGGAATCGTATACGGTCACGTCGACCATCGACGATCACGCAGAAGCGTTCGGCAACCGAGTCGCCGTGCGGTTTCTGGACGAGGACGATCGTCGCGAAGAGCGGACCTACGCCGATCTCCGCGACGACATGAACCGCTTCGCGAAGGGACTCGAGGAACTGGGCGTCGAACGAGGCGATCGCGTAATGCACTTGTTCCCCCGTCATCCCGACGCGTTCGCGATTCAACTAGGTGCCCTCACGGCTGGTGCCCTCCTCGTTCCCTGCTCGTCGATGCTCCGTGCGAAGGACATCGAGTTCCGCGCGAACGACTGTAACGCCACAACGATCGTCGTCCACGAGTCGCTGACCGACATGGTCGAGCCGATCGTCGACGAGACGCCGCTCGAGCGCATTATCGTTCTCGATGGCGACGACGTCGACGACGAACAGTGGTCGACGTTCCAGTCCGTCGCCGACGGTCAGTCGACCGAGTACGACGGGCCCGAGCTCGGCGCCGAGGATCCGATGTCGATCAACTACACCAGCGGGACGACCGGTCAGCCGAAGCCGGTCCTCCACAAGCACCGCTGGATGTACTGCTTCAACCGGGTCAACGCTCCGTACTGGTGGGGCGTCGACGAGGACACCGATCTCGAGGACGAACTGCTGTGGGCGACGACCGGCACCGGCTGGGCCAAGTGGTTCTGGAGCCCGGTCGGCGTCGGGCTGACTACCGGTGCGACACAACTCATCTACGACGGCGAGTTCGAACCCGAGACCTTCCTCGAGATCCTTGAGGACGAGGGCGTCACCAAGCTCTGTGCCGTCCCCACGCAGTACCGGATGTTCGCTAACGCCGACCTCGAGCGGTACGACGTACAACTGAACGATACGCTCTCCGCCGGTGAGCCGCTCAACCGCGAGCCGATCGAGCGCATTCAGGACGCGTGGGGCGTGACGCCGCGCGACGGCTACGGCCAGACCGAAACCGTCGCCCTCGTGACGAACTACCCCGGAATCGACGTCAAACCCGGGAGTATGGGGAAGCCGACGCCGGGCGTCGGCGCGACGATCATCGAGATGAACGAGGAAGAAGAGGTCGAGCCGGGCGAGATCGGCGAAATCGCAGTCCCGGTCGATTCGCCGGCGATCTTCGACGGCTACTACGAGAAGCCCGAACTCGACGAACAGAAGCTGTCCGGCGACTACTACCGGACCGGCGACCTGGCATCGCGAGACGAGGACGGCTACTTCTTCTTCGAGGGCCGTGCCGACGACATCATCATCTCGTCGGGCTACCGCATCGGTCCCTTCGAGGTCGAAGACGCACTCGTCAGCCACGACGCGGTCGCCGAGGCCGCCGCCGTCGACAGCCCCCACGAGGAACGCGGCAGCATCGTCAAGGCCTACATCGTCCTCGCCGAGGGATACGAGGCCGGCGACGACCTCAAGGACGAACTCCAGGAGTTCATGAAGAACGAGACGGCGCCCTACAAGTACCCCCGACGGATCGAGTTCGTCGAGGAACTCCCTAAGACTTCGAGCGGCAAGATCCGCCGGATCGAACTGCGAGAACAGGAACAGGAGAAACACTCCTGACGCGACCCGCTGCGCGGTCGGCGCTCCGCATCCCGGACACTCCGCTGCTAACCCGTTTTCGCCCTCTGTTTCTCAATTTCGCCGCGAACCGCTCGAGAAACGGAGTCGTCGTTTTCCCCTCCCGCTCGATATCCGCCGGACCGCCCTCGTCAGCGTCGGATCGGCCACGTCGGTCGACTCCCGCTCACGCGTCGCCGCGCGCTCGAATGCATTCGTGCATCTCCTCGGGGAGCGGCGTCGCCTCGAACGCGTCGTCGACGAAGACGAACGACACCTCGCCATCCGCGACGCGTTCGCCGGTCGACGCTCGAGCGATCGCAAACGAGATCGTCAGCGACGCGGTTCCGCTTTCGAGGACCGTCGTCTCGAGGCGGGCCTCGTCGCCGGCCCGGAGCGGCGAGTGAAACGACGCCGACGCCTCGACCGCTGGGAGGACGTAGCCGGCCTTCCGGTAGGTCTCCATCGGATGTTCACCGTCGGTGGCGAGTCGGAAGTAGTCGTTGAGACCGACAATTACGAAGTGGAAGAACCGCGGATAGTAGATGAGTCCGCCCGCATCGGTATCGCTCCAGTCGACGGTGATTTCGGTGGTATGCGGCATCGTCGGTTACGGTCGGACAGCGATCGTCCGTTTGTGGGTGCTTTCGTCTCGATCCTTCCTCCTGCAGCGCGATCCGAACGCGGCTGTTCCGACGACAAATTTCACCGACATGCGTTACCGGTTCTCGATCCCACGGACGGACGTATATGCGTATCGACCACCGACCCCGCGAACGATCAGACGGCGTCGAAAGCGGAATCCGGGCGGTCGGCACGCTTATTATCGTGCTCAGAACAGGAATTCGTAATGGTCCGAGAGACGATCGACCGCGTCGGCGTTGTCGGCGCGGGCACGATGGGCAGCGGCATCGCACAGGTCGCCGCCGCGCACGACCACGACGTCGTGATGCGTGACATCCGGGAGGAATTTGTCGAGAGCGGTTTCGAGAACATCGACGACAGCCTCGAGCGCCTCGTTTCGAACGAGACGCTCCCCGAAGACGAGGCCGAGGGCGTCCGCGAGCGGATCGAGGGAACGACCGACCTCGAGGACCTCGCGAACTGCGACCTCGTCGTGGAGGCCGCCCTCGAGGAGATGGACGTCAAAAAGGACGTCTTCGCGGATCTGGAGGACGTCTGTGACGACGACATCCTGTTGGCAACGAACACGAGTACGCTCTCGATTACGTCGATCGCGAGCGACCTCGAGCACCCCGAACGCGTGATCGGCCTGCACTTCATGAATCCCGTCCCGATCATGGAGGGCGTCGAGGTGGTCGTCGGCGAGAAGACGACCGACACGGCGACCGATCTGGCCCACGAGTTCGCCGAGGGCCTCGAGAAGACGACGTGGGAGGCCGACGACAAACCCGGGTTCGTCACGAATCGCATCCTGATGCCGTGGATCAACGAGGGCATTCGAGCGTACGACGAGGGCGTCGCCACGAAGGAAGACATCGACGTCGGAATGGAACTCGGCACGAACGTCCCGATGGGACCGCTGACGCTGGCGGATCACATCGGCCTGGACGTCTGTCTGCACGCCTCCGAGACCTTACACGAGGAACTCGGCGACCGCTACAAGCCCGCCTACCTCTTAAAGCGGAAGGTCGAGGCCGGCGACCTCGGGAAAAAGACCGGACAGGGGTTCTACGAGTACGACTGAGCCGACCACCGTCGGTCGTCCGGCCGAGTACGGATGCCGGCCGCGCTAGCGCTTGAGGTGGCGCGCGATGATCTTTTTCTGGATCTCGGAGGTTCCCTCGTAGATCGTGGTGATCTTCG is a window encoding:
- a CDS encoding haloacid dehalogenase type II, with amino-acid sequence MSFDPAAVETITVDSYGTLVDPFAVERALATHVDQVSPIAEQWRSRSIRYTMVSNFTDSYQTFYEMNRDALRFALEDHGVELSDETIEEILSTYHELDPFDDVRDGLEQLTDAGYDVYVLSNGNPEMLESMVEMAEIGSLIADAISAHEIRTFKPAVDIYRHAAGRTGTPIESIAHVAGPTFDVQGAMHAGMQGVWIDRGNGVRDPFGDDPDLTVETFYELADEFGL
- a CDS encoding halocarboxylic acid dehydrogenase DehI family protein, translated to MDTSEQLYELEATGWKRGLYEDIKHTFRAPIVNWIFRTTTANYPEFLRYAWGQVKPAFETARFGRFSVSYRDTILSALEAETSIPTYRRDELEVTPAEYGELRGQLATYDIVAPRLAVLFELVDRALTDEPIGTDPDRSRAATAPLPDWLDADRGRPPTMVAFDEPPEDLSDVVPAIQSFHGLDDGLPSIYRTLAQWPGYLAPMWDDLEPILEGDAFSTAVTEARAAVTDYVDSLPYVPRLDPDSLERRGIDEPAVTELQDLFRDFNRGPIETVVPTLPVYATTVDAAGVRSLQ
- a CDS encoding acyl-CoA synthetase, which encodes MSMDHDTIVEEFEWDIPESYTVTSTIDDHAEAFGNRVAVRFLDEDDRREERTYADLRDDMNRFAKGLEELGVERGDRVMHLFPRHPDAFAIQLGALTAGALLVPCSSMLRAKDIEFRANDCNATTIVVHESLTDMVEPIVDETPLERIIVLDGDDVDDEQWSTFQSVADGQSTEYDGPELGAEDPMSINYTSGTTGQPKPVLHKHRWMYCFNRVNAPYWWGVDEDTDLEDELLWATTGTGWAKWFWSPVGVGLTTGATQLIYDGEFEPETFLEILEDEGVTKLCAVPTQYRMFANADLERYDVQLNDTLSAGEPLNREPIERIQDAWGVTPRDGYGQTETVALVTNYPGIDVKPGSMGKPTPGVGATIIEMNEEEEVEPGEIGEIAVPVDSPAIFDGYYEKPELDEQKLSGDYYRTGDLASRDEDGYFFFEGRADDIIISSGYRIGPFEVEDALVSHDAVAEAAAVDSPHEERGSIVKAYIVLAEGYEAGDDLKDELQEFMKNETAPYKYPRRIEFVEELPKTSSGKIRRIELREQEQEKHS
- a CDS encoding acyl-CoA thioesterase, coding for MPHTTEITVDWSDTDAGGLIYYPRFFHFVIVGLNDYFRLATDGEHPMETYRKAGYVLPAVEASASFHSPLRAGDEARLETTVLESGTASLTISFAIARASTGERVADGEVSFVFVDDAFEATPLPEEMHECIRARGDA
- a CDS encoding 3-hydroxyacyl-CoA dehydrogenase family protein; this translates as MVRETIDRVGVVGAGTMGSGIAQVAAAHDHDVVMRDIREEFVESGFENIDDSLERLVSNETLPEDEAEGVRERIEGTTDLEDLANCDLVVEAALEEMDVKKDVFADLEDVCDDDILLATNTSTLSITSIASDLEHPERVIGLHFMNPVPIMEGVEVVVGEKTTDTATDLAHEFAEGLEKTTWEADDKPGFVTNRILMPWINEGIRAYDEGVATKEDIDVGMELGTNVPMGPLTLADHIGLDVCLHASETLHEELGDRYKPAYLLKRKVEAGDLGKKTGQGFYEYD